A genomic segment from Nicotiana tabacum cultivar K326 chromosome 7, ASM71507v2, whole genome shotgun sequence encodes:
- the LOC142162239 gene encoding uncharacterized protein LOC142162239, translated as MAVNKWPQYLTVKPFVIKTDQKALKFLLEQKLHTGNQLKWIIKLMQYDFEIEYKKGKENKAADALSRLPLKGMKEEIQGLVKNCDVCQRHKYDNAPYPRLLQPLLIPESAWSNISMDFIEGLTKSQGKSIIWVVVDRLTKYAHFIGLSHPYFANELAKIFMEQLYNLHGLPEDIISDRDPIFTRAAEWWYNTTFHSSIQCTLYEALYGKPLPLHLPYAVGDSHMEEVDRSLLTREFKVQLLKYHLKRAQQRMVNQANKHRSDRQFE; from the exons ATGGCAGTCAACAAATGGCCTCAGTACTTGACAGTGAAACCATTTGTTATCAAAACAGACCAAAAAGCTCTTAAGTTCCTATTAGAGCAGAAGTTACACACAGGCAACCAGTTGAAATGGATAATAAAATTAATGCAGTATGACTTTGAGATTGAATATAAAAAGGGAAAGGAGAATAAGGCTGCAGATGCACTTTCTAGACTTCCTCTG AAGggaatgaaagaagaaattcAAGGGTTAGTGAAAAATTGTGATGTTTGTCAAAGGCACAAGTATGATAATGCTCCCTATCCTAGGCTATTACAACCTCTTCTAATACCTGAGTCAGCTTGGAGCAATATAAGTATGGACTTCATCGAAGGATTGACAAAATCCCAAGGAAAATCTATTATTTGGGTGGTGGTTGATAGGCTTACCAAATATGCTCACTTTATAGGGTTGTCCCATCCATATTTTGCCAATGAACTAGCTAAGATCTTCATGGAACAACTTTATAACCTACATGGTCTACCAGAGGATATCATAAGTGATAGGGACCCTATCTTTACAA GAGCAGCTGAGTGGTGGTACAATACCACTTTCCATTCCTCTATACAATGTACACTATATGAAGCCCTATATGGCAAACCTCTTCCACTACATCTACCTTATGCTGTAGGAGATTCTCATATGGAAGAGGTGGACAGAAGTTTACTTACTAGGGAGTTCAAGGTGCAACTTCTAAAATACCATCTCAAAAGAGCTCAACAGAGAATGGTAAATCAAGCTAATAAGCACAGGTCAGATAGGCAATTTGAATAA